One Vibrio taketomensis DNA window includes the following coding sequences:
- a CDS encoding type I DNA topoisomerase, with protein MSHKIDPQLFSAQGHALEHQACPQCAKAQRDGELQLRHGKHGPFLGCSLYPECDYIKPLHQNDGHIIKELGVPCPECGNELVLRQGRYGMFIGCSDYPQCHHIESLEQTEPEACEHVACPECAKGHLVERKTRFGKLFYACDNYPKCKFAVNQVPVIGKCQQCGYPLLVEKKLASGVKLQCADRKCHHTQDDE; from the coding sequence ATGAGTCATAAAATCGACCCTCAATTATTTTCAGCTCAAGGTCATGCGCTTGAGCATCAAGCGTGCCCACAATGTGCCAAAGCTCAGCGTGATGGTGAATTACAGTTGCGTCATGGTAAGCATGGTCCGTTTCTCGGTTGCAGTTTGTACCCTGAATGCGATTACATTAAGCCACTGCACCAAAATGATGGCCATATCATCAAAGAACTCGGTGTGCCTTGCCCCGAATGCGGCAATGAATTGGTATTGCGCCAAGGTCGCTACGGTATGTTTATTGGTTGTAGTGATTATCCACAATGCCACCATATCGAGTCTCTTGAGCAAACTGAGCCAGAAGCATGTGAACATGTGGCGTGTCCGGAATGTGCAAAAGGTCATTTAGTTGAGCGTAAAACCCGCTTCGGTAAGCTGTTCTATGCCTGCGATAACTATCCTAAATGTAAGTTCGCCGTCAATCAGGTGCCAGTTATCGGTAAGTGCCAACAGTGTGGCTATCCATTATTGGTGGAGAAAAAGTTAGCCAGCGGTGTGAAGTTGCAATGCGCTGATCGCAAATGTCATCATACTCAAGATGATGAATAA
- the fmt gene encoding methionyl-tRNA formyltransferase, translated as MSKPLRIVFAGTPDFAARHLAALLSSEHEVIAVYTQPDRPAGRGKKLTASAVKQIALEHNIPVYQPENFKSDGAKQELAALNADIMVVVAYGLLLPQVVLDTPKLGCINVHGSILPRWRGAAPIQRSIWAGDAETGVTIMQMDIGLDTGDMLKIATLPIEATDTSTSMYEKLAELGPVALVDCLADIAQGTAVPVKQDDELANYAKKLSKEEARIDWNNDAAHIERCVRAFNPWPMSHFEVAENSIKVWQSRVAEQTSNKPAGTIIQADKSGIYVATGNGVLVLEQLQVPGKKAMAVQDILNSRAAWFEVGSQLA; from the coding sequence TTGAGCAAACCATTACGTATTGTATTTGCTGGTACTCCGGACTTCGCCGCCCGTCACTTGGCGGCGTTGTTGTCTTCGGAGCATGAAGTTATTGCCGTTTACACTCAGCCAGATCGTCCGGCGGGTCGCGGTAAAAAATTGACCGCGAGTGCGGTAAAACAAATCGCACTTGAGCACAACATCCCGGTTTATCAACCAGAAAACTTTAAGTCTGATGGAGCTAAACAAGAGTTAGCCGCTCTAAATGCTGACATTATGGTTGTGGTTGCTTACGGACTTCTGCTACCACAAGTCGTGCTTGATACACCAAAACTTGGCTGTATTAACGTTCACGGTTCAATTCTGCCACGCTGGCGTGGTGCCGCGCCGATTCAACGCTCAATTTGGGCCGGTGATGCAGAAACTGGCGTCACTATCATGCAGATGGATATTGGTCTTGATACTGGCGACATGCTGAAGATTGCTACGCTACCAATCGAAGCGACTGACACCAGCACTTCTATGTACGAGAAACTTGCAGAACTTGGGCCTGTGGCGCTGGTTGATTGCTTAGCGGACATCGCACAAGGTACTGCCGTACCTGTTAAGCAAGATGATGAGCTAGCAAACTACGCGAAAAAGCTCAGCAAAGAAGAAGCACGTATCGATTGGAATAACGACGCGGCGCATATTGAACGCTGCGTTCGCGCTTTCAATCCATGGCCGATGAGCCATTTTGAAGTGGCTGAAAACAGCATCAAAGTTTGGCAAAGCCGTGTTGCAGAGCAAACCAGCAATAAACCTGCGGGTACCATTATCCAAGCGGATAAATCAGGTATTTATGTTGCAACAGGTAATGGCGTACTGGTACTAGAGCAACTACAAGTGCCAGGTAAAAAAGCGATGGCAGTGCAAGATATTCTTAACTCTCGCGCTGCTTGGTTTGAAGTTGGTAGCCAACTGGCTTAG
- a CDS encoding 5-(carboxyamino)imidazole ribonucleotide synthase has product MHVLVLGAGQLARMMSLAGAPLNIEISAYDVTSGNIVHPLTQAVIGHGLENAIEHADVITAEFEHIPHPILEVCEKSGKFLPSTQAIKAGGDRRLEKALLDNAGVRNAKYAVVTTREDFTQAIEYVGMPMVLKSALGGYDGKGQWRLKESSQIDEIWQQMAQCIADSDNQAIVAEEFIPFQREVSLVGARGKDGAIAVYPLAENVHTNGVLSLSTAIADPALQEQAQQMFSAVAESLNYVGVLALEFFDLDGQLLVNEIAPRVHNSGHWTQQGAETCQFENHLRAVCGLPLGGTQLVRETAMVNILGEDTLPDAILSMPGCHIHWYGKEKRAGRKMGHINVCGGYSGELQRRLCALASVLDAEAFPAIHEFAKKYAQ; this is encoded by the coding sequence ATGCATGTATTGGTTCTAGGTGCCGGACAATTAGCACGTATGATGTCCTTGGCGGGAGCACCACTGAATATTGAAATTTCGGCCTACGATGTTACCAGTGGCAATATTGTTCACCCACTTACTCAAGCGGTGATTGGGCACGGATTAGAAAATGCGATTGAGCACGCTGACGTTATTACTGCAGAGTTCGAACACATTCCCCACCCTATCCTTGAGGTGTGTGAAAAAAGTGGCAAGTTCCTTCCATCGACTCAGGCAATCAAGGCAGGTGGTGACCGTCGTCTAGAAAAAGCTTTGTTGGACAACGCTGGGGTACGCAACGCCAAATACGCAGTGGTCACGACCCGTGAAGATTTTACTCAAGCCATTGAGTACGTGGGTATGCCAATGGTGCTGAAAAGTGCCCTTGGCGGATACGATGGAAAGGGCCAATGGCGACTCAAAGAGTCAAGCCAAATCGATGAAATCTGGCAGCAAATGGCGCAATGCATTGCAGATAGCGATAACCAAGCGATTGTGGCGGAAGAGTTTATTCCATTTCAACGTGAAGTCTCGCTTGTCGGTGCTCGTGGCAAAGATGGCGCAATTGCAGTGTATCCACTTGCGGAAAACGTTCACACCAATGGCGTACTGAGCTTATCAACAGCCATTGCCGATCCTGCGTTACAAGAACAAGCACAGCAAATGTTCAGCGCCGTGGCAGAAAGCCTTAACTATGTGGGTGTATTGGCTCTCGAATTTTTTGATCTTGATGGTCAACTGCTGGTCAACGAGATTGCACCACGCGTGCACAACTCCGGACATTGGACGCAGCAAGGCGCAGAAACCTGTCAATTTGAAAACCATTTACGTGCTGTATGTGGTCTACCACTGGGTGGAACGCAATTAGTCCGTGAAACCGCAATGGTCAACATTCTTGGTGAAGACACGCTACCCGATGCGATTCTTTCCATGCCGGGATGTCATATTCATTGGTACGGCAAGGAAAAACGTGCGGGACGTAAGATGGGTCACATCAATGTTTGCGGCGGCTATAGTGGTGAACTACAACGTAGACTTTGTGCGCTCGCGTCAGTATTAGATGCCGAAGCATTTCCAGCCATTCATGAATTTGCCAAAAAGTACGCACAGTAA
- the purE gene encoding 5-(carboxyamino)imidazole ribonucleotide mutase has protein sequence MKVGIIMGSKSDWPTMKLAAEMLDTFGVSYETKVVSAHRTPQLLAEYATSAKERGLSVIIAGAGGAAHLPGMAAAFTSLPVLGVPVQSRALKGMDSLLSIVQMPKGIAVGTLAIGEAGAANAGILAAQIIGIHDQQVMAKVEAFRAQQTETVLENSDPAEE, from the coding sequence ATGAAAGTCGGTATTATCATGGGTTCTAAATCAGATTGGCCTACCATGAAACTCGCAGCAGAAATGCTCGACACATTTGGGGTTAGCTATGAAACCAAAGTGGTTTCGGCTCACCGCACTCCTCAACTTCTTGCTGAATACGCCACCAGTGCGAAAGAGCGTGGCCTGAGTGTGATTATCGCTGGAGCCGGTGGTGCAGCGCACTTGCCAGGTATGGCAGCCGCTTTCACTAGCTTGCCGGTGCTTGGGGTACCCGTGCAGTCACGTGCGCTCAAAGGTATGGACTCGTTACTTTCTATCGTGCAGATGCCAAAAGGGATTGCAGTTGGCACGCTAGCTATTGGTGAAGCCGGTGCAGCAAATGCCGGTATTTTAGCGGCGCAAATCATCGGCATTCACGATCAACAAGTGATGGCGAAAGTGGAAGCGTTCCGTGCTCAACAAACCGAAACCGTACTTGAGAACTCAGATCCAGCCGAGGAGTAA
- a CDS encoding LysM peptidoglycan-binding domain-containing protein produces MNRIITRSLLVFVSTILPSLSFAESTLAIKADAPKTYTVVKGDTLWDISAMYLDSPWLWPRLWQANDYIENPHLIYPGDKLNLIWLDGKPVLTLKPMVRLGPKVRVQNKEAVTAMADSLLLPYLEFNRLVSDDDLKHAIRVLGSSNGNKYLSADALLYISGQHKQTDWGIFHPEQSFTRDNRKVTVLKQVAWAELKSTGTDTTGLQVTKQLQEIMVDDIALPLADKNVTESSLIFYPQPAPSDMEVKILGSIEGTQYVAENQVLVIDRGASDGLVQGSTFSLFEQGNAVRSIDGQSSQVKQAAESKIQLPDYQIGSLMVIRDYDFFSLAIITESLQPIGQKTLVRAPVAVNE; encoded by the coding sequence ATGAATCGGATTATTACTAGGTCATTACTTGTTTTTGTTAGCACAATCTTACCTTCGCTTTCTTTTGCCGAGTCGACTCTGGCAATTAAAGCGGATGCCCCCAAAACATACACGGTAGTTAAAGGGGATACGCTTTGGGATATCTCTGCGATGTATCTTGATAGTCCATGGTTGTGGCCAAGATTGTGGCAAGCGAATGACTATATTGAGAACCCACACCTTATCTATCCGGGTGATAAACTAAATTTGATTTGGCTCGATGGTAAGCCTGTCTTAACTCTTAAACCTATGGTGCGCTTAGGTCCTAAAGTGCGCGTGCAAAATAAAGAAGCCGTGACGGCGATGGCTGATTCATTATTGCTACCCTATTTAGAATTTAACCGCTTAGTCAGTGATGATGACCTAAAGCATGCGATTCGAGTTCTAGGTTCTAGCAATGGCAACAAATACCTTTCTGCGGATGCGTTGCTTTATATCAGTGGTCAGCATAAACAAACTGACTGGGGTATCTTCCACCCAGAGCAAAGTTTTACCCGCGACAATCGTAAAGTAACGGTGCTTAAACAAGTCGCATGGGCAGAGTTGAAGTCTACTGGAACGGATACGACCGGGTTACAGGTGACTAAGCAGTTGCAGGAAATTATGGTAGATGACATTGCATTGCCACTCGCAGATAAAAATGTCACAGAATCCAGTTTGATTTTCTATCCTCAGCCAGCCCCAAGCGATATGGAAGTGAAGATCCTGGGCTCGATTGAAGGTACTCAATACGTTGCTGAGAATCAGGTGTTGGTTATCGACCGAGGTGCTAGCGATGGTTTAGTGCAGGGCAGTACCTTCTCGTTATTTGAGCAAGGCAATGCAGTGCGCTCTATCGATGGTCAATCAAGTCAGGTTAAACAAGCGGCTGAAAGTAAAATACAATTGCCTGATTACCAAATTGGTAGTTTGATGGTGATTCGTGATTACGACTTTTTCAGTTTAGCGATTATCACCGAGAGCCTACAACCAATAGGCCAGAAAACGTTAGTAAGAGCGCCAGTGGCGGTTAATGAGTAA
- the trkA gene encoding Trk system potassium transporter TrkA: protein MKIIILGAGQVGGTLAENLVGENNDITIVDRDSDRLRELQDKYDLRVVNGYASHPNVLREAGAQDADMLVAVTNTDETNMAACQVAFSLFNTPNRIARIRSPQYLAEKEALFQSGAVPVDHLIAPEELVTSYIERLIQYPGALQVVSFAEQKVSLVAVKAYYGGPLVGNALSALREHMPHIDTRVAAIFRQGRPIRPQGTTIIEADDEVFFVAASNHIRSVMSELQRLEKPYRRIMIVGGGNIGASLAKRLEQNYSLKLIERNYQRAERLSEELENTIVFCGDAADQELLTEENIDQVDVFIALTNEDETNIMSAMLAKRMGAKKVMVLIQRGAYVDLVQGGVIDVAISPQQATISALLTHVRRADIVNVSSLRRGAAEAIEAIAHGDESTSKVVGRAIGEIRLPPGTTIGAIVRGEEVLIAHDRTVIEQDDHVVMFLVDKKYVPDVEALFQPSPFFL from the coding sequence ATGAAAATCATCATTCTTGGCGCAGGTCAGGTTGGCGGTACGTTGGCAGAAAACCTCGTCGGTGAAAACAACGACATCACCATCGTCGATAGAGACAGCGACCGCTTGCGCGAACTACAAGATAAATATGATTTACGTGTTGTAAATGGCTATGCAAGCCATCCTAACGTACTACGTGAAGCTGGCGCACAAGATGCCGATATGTTGGTTGCGGTAACCAACACGGATGAAACCAATATGGCTGCTTGCCAAGTTGCGTTTTCACTATTTAATACACCAAACCGCATTGCCCGTATTCGCTCCCCTCAATACCTCGCTGAAAAAGAAGCCCTGTTCCAATCAGGTGCCGTGCCTGTCGACCACCTCATCGCTCCAGAAGAATTGGTGACAAGCTATATTGAGCGCTTAATTCAATACCCAGGCGCACTCCAAGTTGTTAGCTTTGCCGAGCAAAAAGTCAGTTTAGTAGCCGTTAAGGCCTACTATGGTGGCCCTTTGGTGGGCAATGCTCTTTCTGCGCTGCGTGAACATATGCCACATATCGATACTCGTGTTGCGGCAATTTTCCGTCAAGGCAGACCGATTCGTCCGCAAGGCACAACCATCATCGAGGCCGATGATGAAGTGTTTTTCGTTGCCGCCAGTAACCACATTCGCTCAGTGATGAGTGAACTACAACGCTTAGAAAAACCTTATCGCCGCATCATGATTGTGGGCGGGGGTAATATCGGCGCAAGTCTGGCAAAACGTCTAGAACAAAACTATAGCCTAAAGTTGATTGAGCGTAATTATCAACGGGCAGAGCGCCTATCGGAAGAACTAGAGAACACGATCGTTTTCTGTGGTGATGCCGCCGACCAAGAATTGCTTACCGAAGAGAACATCGACCAAGTTGATGTGTTTATCGCCCTGACTAACGAAGACGAAACCAACATCATGTCTGCGATGCTCGCAAAACGTATGGGTGCCAAGAAAGTGATGGTGCTCATTCAACGTGGCGCTTACGTAGACTTAGTGCAAGGTGGCGTGATTGATGTAGCGATTTCACCACAACAAGCCACGATTTCAGCACTGCTGACTCACGTGCGTCGTGCCGATATTGTTAACGTGTCATCGCTGCGCCGTGGCGCTGCAGAAGCAATCGAGGCGATTGCTCACGGCGACGAAAGCACATCCAAAGTCGTTGGCCGAGCGATTGGTGAGATCCGCCTACCGCCAGGTACGACTATCGGTGCAATTGTGCGTGGTGAAGAAGTCTTGATTGCTCATGACCGTACGGTTATCGAGCAAGACGACCACGTGGTGATGTTCTTGGTGGATAAAAAATACGTGCCTGATGTTGAGGCGCTATTCCAACCGAGCCCGTTCTTCCTATAA
- the def gene encoding peptide deformylase — translation MSVLQVLTFPDDRLRTVAKPVEAVTPEIQKIVDDMIETMYDEEGVGLAATQVDIHQRIVVIDVSETRDEPMVLINPEILEKRGEDGIEEGCLSVPGARALVPRAAEVTVKALNREGEEYTFEADDLLAICVQHELDHLEGKLFVDYLSPLKRKRIQEKLAKIKRFNEKQR, via the coding sequence ATGTCTGTATTACAAGTATTAACATTCCCAGATGATCGCCTTCGCACGGTTGCTAAACCAGTGGAAGCTGTGACTCCAGAGATTCAAAAAATCGTCGACGACATGATTGAAACCATGTACGACGAAGAAGGCGTAGGCCTAGCGGCAACACAAGTCGATATTCACCAACGTATCGTGGTAATTGACGTTTCTGAAACTCGTGATGAGCCTATGGTGCTGATCAATCCAGAGATTCTAGAAAAACGTGGCGAAGACGGTATTGAAGAAGGCTGTCTGTCAGTTCCTGGTGCTCGCGCTCTTGTGCCACGCGCAGCAGAAGTAACCGTTAAAGCATTAAACCGCGAAGGTGAAGAGTACACCTTTGAAGCGGATGACCTACTAGCAATCTGTGTTCAGCACGAACTTGATCACCTAGAAGGCAAGCTATTTGTTGATTACTTGTCGCCACTAAAGCGTAAGCGTATTCAAGAAAAATTAGCGAAGATCAAACGCTTTAATGAAAAACAGCGCTAA
- a CDS encoding L-threonylcarbamoyladenylate synthase — protein MNNFEQALSALQQGEVIAYPTEGVFGVGCDPDNAQAIQKLLELKQRPVEKGLILIAASYEQLLPYIDESQLTIEQLETVKATWPGPYTWIMPASNKVSNWVSGQFDSIAVRVTDHPLVQQMCQAFGKPLTSTSANLTGLPPCMTTEEVEAQLGDQLVAILRGETSGRDKPSEIRDAKTLAVLRQG, from the coding sequence GTGAATAACTTCGAGCAAGCTCTAAGCGCATTACAGCAAGGAGAAGTGATTGCATACCCAACAGAAGGTGTCTTTGGTGTGGGGTGCGATCCTGATAATGCCCAAGCGATTCAGAAATTACTGGAACTCAAACAGCGTCCGGTAGAAAAAGGTCTCATACTTATTGCAGCTAGCTATGAGCAATTACTGCCTTACATTGATGAATCGCAGTTAACCATTGAACAACTAGAGACAGTGAAAGCCACCTGGCCGGGTCCTTACACTTGGATTATGCCAGCCAGCAATAAAGTCTCTAATTGGGTTTCTGGTCAATTTGATTCGATAGCGGTACGAGTGACCGATCACCCATTGGTACAGCAAATGTGCCAAGCCTTTGGCAAACCGTTGACGTCGACCAGTGCCAATTTAACCGGCTTACCACCATGTATGACCACCGAAGAAGTCGAAGCACAACTGGGCGATCAGTTAGTGGCGATTTTACGTGGTGAAACCAGTGGCCGTGACAAACCAAGCGAAATTCGTGACGCCAAAACCCTAGCAGTATTAAGACAAGGATAA
- the dprA gene encoding DNA-processing protein DprA codes for MSNAALVAWLTLYSVPRLGIKGLQKLLAKASPEQIVAWETMQLQASGLTAAQVKAITHPNQRYLESCLQWQAQSPHHHILTLDDSRYPFRLKQIPDPPPLLFVQGDPSKLSLPQVAMVGSRHASIDGLNSAQYFAAAIAEQGLVVTSGLALGVDGHAHDGALKAGGDTLAVLGCGLNTIYPARHRQLATRIEQQGALISEFPPDILPKAANFPRRNRIISGLSLAVLVVEATEKSGSLITARFAAEHGRDVFALPGSIHTPQARGCNQLIKQGACLVQTPQDIFDEIDSLIRWSDSYIASEQNQNLLTKETKEQLPFAELLANLGTKVTPVDILAQRTNIPVQEVMMQLLELELSGHVVAVSGGYIRNGRG; via the coding sequence ATGAGTAATGCAGCATTAGTCGCTTGGCTAACCTTATATTCCGTTCCTCGTTTAGGAATTAAGGGCTTACAAAAGTTATTGGCAAAAGCGTCTCCTGAGCAAATCGTTGCTTGGGAGACGATGCAGTTGCAGGCATCCGGCCTGACAGCTGCACAAGTGAAGGCGATAACCCATCCGAACCAACGTTATTTAGAGAGTTGCCTACAATGGCAAGCTCAATCCCCTCACCATCATATTTTGACGCTAGACGATTCGAGATACCCATTTCGTTTAAAACAGATTCCTGATCCGCCACCGTTACTTTTTGTACAAGGAGATCCGAGCAAGTTAAGTCTGCCGCAAGTTGCAATGGTGGGTAGTCGTCATGCATCAATTGATGGGCTAAATAGCGCTCAATATTTTGCCGCTGCGATTGCAGAGCAAGGGTTGGTGGTGACTAGCGGTTTAGCGCTGGGTGTTGATGGACATGCTCATGATGGTGCGCTTAAGGCCGGCGGCGATACTTTAGCTGTTTTAGGCTGCGGTCTTAATACGATTTATCCGGCTCGACATCGACAACTTGCCACGCGCATTGAGCAGCAAGGCGCACTTATTTCTGAGTTTCCGCCTGATATCCTTCCGAAAGCCGCCAATTTTCCACGCCGTAATCGTATTATTAGCGGCCTCTCTTTAGCCGTATTAGTCGTGGAGGCGACCGAAAAAAGTGGCTCGTTGATTACCGCCCGTTTTGCAGCGGAACACGGCCGAGATGTCTTTGCATTACCTGGCTCGATTCATACGCCTCAAGCCAGAGGTTGTAATCAGTTGATCAAGCAAGGCGCCTGTTTGGTACAAACCCCGCAGGATATATTTGATGAAATAGATAGCCTAATTCGCTGGTCTGATTCGTATATAGCTTCAGAGCAAAATCAAAATTTGCTGACAAAAGAAACGAAAGAACAATTGCCATTTGCCGAGCTTCTAGCTAATTTAGGCACAAAAGTGACACCTGTTGATATTCTTGCTCAAAGGACCAATATTCCTGTGCAAGAAGTCATGATGCAGCTTTTAGAGCTTGAGCTCTCTGGGCATGTTGTTGCGGTTTCCGGTGGCTATATTCGTAATGGGAGGGGCTAG
- the hemF gene encoding oxygen-dependent coproporphyrinogen oxidase, translated as MPTSVDKQAVKQFLMTLQDEICSQLEKVDGKASFEEDAWQRQRSGRLAGGGRTRVMTNGAAFEQGGVNFSHVTGEEMPASATAHRPELAGRRFEAMGVSLVMHPHNPYVPTSHANVRFFIAEKEGEEPIWWFGGGFDLTPFYPFEQDCVDWHQSAKTLCAPFGDQVYAEHKAWCDKYFYLPHRNETRGVGGLFFDDLNQWGFEQSFAYMQAVGRGFTEAYLPIVERRKTTAYGMRERQFQLYRRGRYVEFNLVFDRGTLFGLQSGGRTESILMSMPPMARWEYGYQPEPGSAEAELYEHYLKPREW; from the coding sequence ATGCCAACATCAGTAGATAAACAAGCGGTAAAACAATTTTTAATGACGTTGCAAGATGAGATCTGTAGCCAATTAGAAAAAGTTGATGGCAAAGCGAGTTTTGAAGAAGATGCGTGGCAGCGTCAAAGAAGTGGGCGTCTTGCTGGTGGTGGTCGAACTCGCGTGATGACCAATGGTGCGGCGTTTGAACAAGGTGGGGTTAATTTCTCCCATGTAACCGGTGAAGAGATGCCTGCTTCAGCCACGGCGCATCGCCCGGAATTGGCTGGCCGTCGCTTTGAAGCGATGGGCGTATCACTAGTGATGCATCCGCATAACCCTTATGTACCTACCTCTCATGCTAATGTTCGTTTCTTTATTGCCGAAAAAGAAGGCGAAGAGCCGATTTGGTGGTTTGGTGGCGGCTTTGACCTCACGCCTTTCTATCCGTTTGAACAAGATTGTGTTGATTGGCACCAGAGCGCAAAAACATTGTGTGCGCCATTTGGTGATCAAGTGTATGCAGAGCATAAAGCATGGTGCGACAAATATTTCTATCTACCACACCGCAATGAGACACGGGGTGTCGGTGGTCTGTTCTTTGATGATCTCAATCAATGGGGGTTTGAACAGAGCTTTGCTTATATGCAAGCTGTCGGTCGAGGTTTTACCGAGGCCTATTTGCCTATTGTTGAGCGTCGCAAAACCACGGCTTATGGCATGCGTGAGCGCCAATTCCAGCTTTACCGCCGTGGGCGTTATGTTGAATTCAATCTTGTCTTTGACCGAGGCACCTTATTCGGTTTGCAAAGCGGTGGGCGTACTGAATCAATTTTGATGTCGATGCCACCGATGGCTCGTTGGGAATATGGTTATCAACCTGAGCCTGGTTCTGCGGAAGCAGAGTTGTACGAGCATTACCTCAAACCAAGAGAGTGGTAA
- the rsmB gene encoding 16S rRNA (cytosine(967)-C(5))-methyltransferase RsmB, protein MNVRAAAANVLFQVVDQGQSLSNALPAAQQQIRPRDHALLQEICYGALRYLPRLESIANELMDKPLKGKQRVFHHLILVGIYQLSFMRIPAHAAVGETVEGTKDLKGPRLRGLINAVLRNYQRNQEQLDQMAVSHNAGKYTHPSWLLKLLQDAYPQQWQAIVEANNSKAPMWLRVNHQHHSRDQYQALLINEGIESIAHSEAMDALKLSAPCDVTKLPGFEQGWVSVQDAAAQLSINYLTPKDGELILDCCAAPGGKTAHILERTKDAQVVAIDCDDTRLKRVHDNLQRLNLQAQVICGDARKPTDWWQGEQFDRILLDAPCSATGVIRRHPDIKWLRRADDIAALAELQSEIIDAMWQQLKPGGTMVYATCSITPQENKLQVKAFLERTANATLQGSDINNPGRQILPGEEDMDGFYYAVITKQA, encoded by the coding sequence ATGAATGTTCGCGCAGCCGCCGCTAACGTCCTTTTCCAAGTGGTTGACCAAGGTCAGTCTCTCTCTAATGCCCTACCGGCAGCCCAACAACAGATTCGTCCGCGTGACCACGCACTGCTACAAGAGATTTGCTACGGCGCTCTACGTTACCTACCTCGTCTTGAATCAATCGCGAATGAGTTGATGGACAAGCCCCTAAAAGGGAAACAGCGCGTTTTTCACCACTTAATTTTGGTGGGCATTTACCAGCTAAGCTTTATGCGCATTCCTGCTCACGCTGCTGTTGGTGAAACCGTGGAAGGTACCAAAGATCTAAAAGGTCCACGTCTGCGTGGCTTAATCAATGCCGTTTTACGTAATTACCAACGTAACCAAGAACAACTGGATCAAATGGCAGTTAGCCATAATGCTGGTAAATATACGCACCCAAGCTGGTTACTGAAGTTGCTACAAGACGCTTATCCACAACAGTGGCAAGCGATTGTTGAAGCAAATAATAGCAAAGCACCAATGTGGTTGCGTGTGAATCATCAGCACCATAGTCGCGATCAATACCAAGCGTTGTTGATTAACGAAGGTATCGAGAGCATTGCACACAGCGAAGCCATGGATGCACTCAAACTGAGCGCGCCATGTGATGTCACTAAACTACCGGGCTTTGAGCAAGGTTGGGTATCGGTACAAGATGCCGCCGCACAACTGTCGATTAATTATTTAACGCCAAAAGACGGTGAGCTCATCCTTGATTGCTGCGCCGCACCTGGTGGTAAAACGGCGCATATTCTTGAGCGCACCAAAGACGCACAAGTGGTCGCAATCGATTGTGATGACACGCGTCTCAAACGTGTCCATGACAACTTGCAACGCCTAAACCTGCAAGCGCAAGTTATCTGTGGTGATGCACGTAAACCAACAGATTGGTGGCAAGGCGAACAGTTTGACCGCATTCTTTTAGATGCGCCATGTTCTGCTACTGGCGTTATTCGTCGTCACCCAGATATTAAATGGCTACGCCGCGCCGACGATATTGCTGCGCTGGCTGAACTCCAAAGCGAAATTATCGATGCGATGTGGCAGCAACTAAAACCGGGTGGCACCATGGTTTACGCCACTTGCTCAATCACGCCACAAGAAAACAAATTACAGGTAAAAGCCTTCCTTGAGCGTACAGCGAATGCAACGCTACAAGGCTCTGATATCAATAATCCTGGCCGTCAAATCCTACCTGGTGAAGAAGATATGGATGGCTTCTACTACGCGGTGATCACGAAACAAGCATAG
- a CDS encoding DUF494 family protein has translation MMMDILMYLFETYIHSDAELQVNQDELEDELLRAGFDQKDIYKALVWLEELANLQQGELDSAISVSGMASTRIYTDQEMNRLDIECRGFLMFLEQVSVLTTETREMVIDRVMGLETDEFELDDLKWIVLMVLFNVPGNENAYTLMEELLYTKEQGILH, from the coding sequence ATGATGATGGATATCCTTATGTATCTATTTGAAACTTACATCCATAGCGATGCTGAGTTACAGGTCAATCAAGATGAGTTAGAAGATGAATTGCTTCGTGCTGGTTTTGATCAAAAAGACATTTACAAAGCCCTTGTCTGGTTAGAAGAGCTGGCGAATCTACAACAAGGTGAGCTTGATTCTGCGATCTCAGTCAGTGGTATGGCTTCTACTCGAATCTACACCGATCAAGAGATGAATCGTCTTGATATTGAGTGTCGTGGTTTCCTGATGTTCTTAGAACAAGTCAGCGTACTAACCACTGAAACGCGTGAAATGGTGATTGACCGTGTGATGGGGTTAGAAACGGATGAGTTTGAACTCGACGATTTAAAATGGATCGTCTTAATGGTGCTATTTAATGTGCCGGGCAATGAAAATGCCTACACGCTTATGGAAGAGCTATTGTACACCAAAGAGCAAGGTATTCTTCACTAA